The proteins below are encoded in one region of Catharus ustulatus isolate bCatUst1 chromosome 21, bCatUst1.pri.v2, whole genome shotgun sequence:
- the MRRF gene encoding ribosome-recycling factor, mitochondrial isoform X2, giving the protein MALALRCLRPLPSLLHRSSLAVARGLPQAPRGCPAPLLEGCSQCVQHMLLSRQLATKKAKGKGQSQAKVNINAALVEDIINLEETSEDMQAVIEALKEDFSRNLNVRTSPGALDHITVMTKDGKFPLNQLGQISQKSPQLMIVNMTNFPESTAAAAKAIRESGMNLNPEVDGTVIRVPVPKVTREHRESLAKLAKQSTNKSKEALRKVRSKSIAQVKKFKNKVSEDTIWLLEKQIQQMADEAAVEMDKLLAAKTKELLG; this is encoded by the exons ATGGCTCTGGCGCTGAGGTGCCTCCGTCCTCTCCCGTCCCTGCTGCACCGTTCCTCCCTTGCCGTGGCCAGGGGGCTGCCCCAGGCTCCCCGCggctgcccagccccgctcctggAGGGCTGCAGCCAGTGTGTCCAGCACATGCTGCTGAGCAGACAGCTGGCTAccaaaaaag CTAAAGGTAAAGGGCAGAGTCAAGCAAAAGTGAATATCAATGCTGCCCTAGTTGAGGATATTATCAACTTGGAGGAAACCAGTGAAGATATGCAGGCAGTGATAGAAGCTCTGAAAGAAGATTTCAGCAGAAATCTCAATGTTAGAACCTCACCAG GGGCCCTGGATCACATAACTGTGATGACAAAAGATGGGAAGTTTCCGCTGaaccagctggggcagatcTCACAGAAGTCACCGCAGCTCATGATAGTGAACATGACCAATTTCCCAGAG agcacagctgcagctgccaaggCTATAAGGGAGAGTGGCATGAACCTGAACCCAGAGGTGGACGGGACGGTGATTCGGGTGCCAGTTCCCAA GGTCACgagagagcacagggagagcctGGCCAAGCTGGCCAAGCAGTCCACCAACAAGTCCAAAGAGGCCCTGAGAAAGGTGAGAAGCAAAAGCATCGCCCAAGTAAAGAAGTTCAAGAACAAAGTGTCAGAAGATACTATCTGGCTGCTAGAAAAGCAG ATCCAGCAAATGGCAGATGAGGCTGCCGTGGAGATGGACAAGCTGCTGGCAGCAAAGACCAAGGAGCTGCTTGGATAA
- the RBM18 gene encoding probable RNA-binding protein 18, with protein sequence MEPGRQALPLENASILSEGALQDGHRLWIGNLDPKITEYHLLKLLQKFGKVKQFDFLFHKSGALEGQPRGYCFVNFETKQEAEKAIQCLNGKLALSKKLVVRWAHAQVKRYDHNKNEKILPISLEPSSSTEPPQSNLSVSAKIKAIEAKLKMMAENPDTEYPAAPVYSYFKPPDKKRTTPYSRASWKSRR encoded by the exons ATGGAGCCGGGCCGCCAGGCGCTGCCGCTGGAGAACGCCTCCATCCTCTCCGAGGGCGCGCTGCAGGACGGGCACCGCCTCTGGATCGGCAACCTGGACCCCAAGATCACCGA aTACCACCTCCTCAAACTCCTTCAGAAGTTTGGCAAAGTAAAGCAATTTGACTTTCTCTTCCACAAGTCTGGTGCTCTGGAAGGGCAGCCCAGGGGTTACTGTTTTGTCAACTTTGAAACCAAACAG gaagcagagaaggCCATCCAGTGTCTCAATGGGAAGCTGGCCCTTTCCAAGAAATTGGTGGTGCGGTGGGCACACGCACAAGTCAAG AGATATGATCACAATAAAAATGAGAAGATCCTTCCAATCAGTCTGGAGCCAtcttccagcacagagccacccCAGTCCAATCTGAG tgtGAGTGCAAAAATAAAGGCCATTGAAGCCAAGCTGAAAATGATGGCAGAAAATCCAGACACAGAATATCCTGCAGCACCTGTTTACTCTTACTTCAAACCACCTGATAAGAAAAGGACTACTCCTTACTCCAGAGCTTCCTGGAAATCCAGAAGATGA
- the MRRF gene encoding ribosome-recycling factor, mitochondrial isoform X1, with translation MTLLGRAGLRDGPERSVRMALALRCLRPLPSLLHRSSLAVARGLPQAPRGCPAPLLEGCSQCVQHMLLSRQLATKKAKGKGQSQAKVNINAALVEDIINLEETSEDMQAVIEALKEDFSRNLNVRTSPGALDHITVMTKDGKFPLNQLGQISQKSPQLMIVNMTNFPESTAAAAKAIRESGMNLNPEVDGTVIRVPVPKVTREHRESLAKLAKQSTNKSKEALRKVRSKSIAQVKKFKNKVSEDTIWLLEKQIQQMADEAAVEMDKLLAAKTKELLG, from the exons ATGACGCTACTGGGACGCGCGGGGCTGCGCGACG GACCAGAGAGGAGTGTGAGAATGGCTCTGGCGCTGAGGTGCCTCCGTCCTCTCCCGTCCCTGCTGCACCGTTCCTCCCTTGCCGTGGCCAGGGGGCTGCCCCAGGCTCCCCGCggctgcccagccccgctcctggAGGGCTGCAGCCAGTGTGTCCAGCACATGCTGCTGAGCAGACAGCTGGCTAccaaaaaag CTAAAGGTAAAGGGCAGAGTCAAGCAAAAGTGAATATCAATGCTGCCCTAGTTGAGGATATTATCAACTTGGAGGAAACCAGTGAAGATATGCAGGCAGTGATAGAAGCTCTGAAAGAAGATTTCAGCAGAAATCTCAATGTTAGAACCTCACCAG GGGCCCTGGATCACATAACTGTGATGACAAAAGATGGGAAGTTTCCGCTGaaccagctggggcagatcTCACAGAAGTCACCGCAGCTCATGATAGTGAACATGACCAATTTCCCAGAG agcacagctgcagctgccaaggCTATAAGGGAGAGTGGCATGAACCTGAACCCAGAGGTGGACGGGACGGTGATTCGGGTGCCAGTTCCCAA GGTCACgagagagcacagggagagcctGGCCAAGCTGGCCAAGCAGTCCACCAACAAGTCCAAAGAGGCCCTGAGAAAGGTGAGAAGCAAAAGCATCGCCCAAGTAAAGAAGTTCAAGAACAAAGTGTCAGAAGATACTATCTGGCTGCTAGAAAAGCAG ATCCAGCAAATGGCAGATGAGGCTGCCGTGGAGATGGACAAGCTGCTGGCAGCAAAGACCAAGGAGCTGCTTGGATAA